One genomic window of Diospyros lotus cultivar Yz01 chromosome 8, ASM1463336v1, whole genome shotgun sequence includes the following:
- the LOC127808006 gene encoding ATP-dependent zinc metalloprotease FTSH, chloroplastic, which yields MASTTNPLLSSTFFGTQIPLSPPTPKTTKFLAFLSRKRFLIPQSSGLPRKPRNALPSEATLAALLISSITPQALAVDSTGPPNPPPVVQAEAQRPANSSPFSQNLLLTAPKPQAQTASDLPEGSQWRYSEFLNAVKKGKVERVRFSKDGGILQLTAVDGRRATVVVPNDPDLIDILAMNGVDISVSEGDSGNGLFNFIGNLLFPFLAFAGLFFLFRRAQGGPGGPGGLGGPMDFGRSKSKFQEVPETGVTFADVAGADQAKLELQEVVDFLKNPDKYTALGAKIPKGCLLVGPPGTGKTLLARAVAGEAGVPFFSCAASEFVELFVGVGASRVRDLFEKAKSKAPCIVFIDEIDAVGRQRGAGLGGGNDEREQTINQLLTEMDGFSGNSGVIVLAATNRPDVLDSALLRPGRFDRQVTVDRPDVAGRVKILQVHSRGKALAKDVDFEKISRRTPGFTGADLQNLMNEAAILAARRDLKEISKDEISDALERIIAGPEKKNAVVSDEKKRLVAYHEAGHALVGALMPEYDPVAKISIIPRGQAGGLTFFAPSEERLESGLYSRSYLENQMAVALGGRVAEEVIFGEENVTTGASNDFMQVSRVARQMVERFGFSKKIGQVAIGGPGGNPFLGQQMSSQKDYSMATADVVDSEVRELVEVAYSRAKQLITTHIDILHKLAQLLIEKETVDGEEFMSLFIDGKAELYVA from the exons ATGGCTTCCACTACGAATCCATTGCTCTCTTCAACCTTCTTCGGCACCCAAATCCCACTTTCTCCCCCAACCCCCAAAACCACCAAGTTTTTGGCATTTCTCTCCAGGAAGAGGTTTTTAATTCCACAATCTTCAGGCCTTCCTAGAAAACCCAGAAATGCTTTGCCTTCTGAAGCAACTTTGGCTGCTCTGCTGATTTCTTCAATCACTCCTCAGGCCCTCGCCGTTGACTCCACTGGCCCGCCGAATCCGCCGCCGGTGGTTCAGGCCGAAGCCCAAAGACCGGCCAATTCATCGCCGTTTTCTCAGAATCTGCTCTTGACGGCTCCGAAACCCCAAGCCCAGACGGCTTCTGACCTTCCGGAAGGATCCCAATGGCGGTACAGCGAGTTCCTGAACGCCGTCAAGAAGGGCAAGGTCGAGAGGGTTCGGTTCAGCAAAGATGGCGGCATCCTCCAGCTCACAGCCGTGGACGGCCGCCGCGCCACCGTGGTTGTCCCCAACGACCCCGACCTCATCGATATCCTGGCCATGAACGGCGTCGATATCTCCGTTTCCGAGGGGGATTCCGGCAACGGGTTGTTCAATTTCATCGGTAACTTGCTCTTCCCTTTCCTCGCCTTCGCCGGGCTGTTCTTCCTCTTCCGCCGTGCCCAGGGCGGCCCTGGTGGCCCCGGCGGGCTCGGAGGGCCGATGGACTTCGGCCGCTCCAAATCCAAGTTCCAGGAAGTCCCGGAGACTGGCGTCACATTCGCCGACGTAGCCGGCGCCGATCAGGCCAAATTGGAATTGCAAGAAGTAGTCGATTTCTTGAAAAACCCGGATAAGTACACCGCTCTCGGAGCCAAAATTCCAAAAGGATGTCTCTTGGTCGGGCCGCCGGGTACCGGAAAGACCCTATTGGCGAGAGCCGTCGCTGGAGAGGCTGGAGTGCCGTTCTTCTCCTGTGCAGCATCAGAATTTGTTGAGCTTTTTGTGGGTGTTGGAGCATCGAGAGTTCGGGATTTGTTCGAGAAGGCAAAGTCCAAGGCCCCTTGCATTGTGTTCATAGATGAAATTGATGCTGTGGGGAGGCAGAGAGGGGCAGGGCTTGGAGGTGGAAATGATGAGAGAGAGCAGACTATTAATCAGCTGTTGACAGAGATGGATGGTTTTTCGGGTAATTCAGGTGTGATTGTGTTGGCTGCGACTAACCGGCCTGATGTTCTTGATTCGGCATTGTTGAGGCCTGGAAGGTTCGATCGTCAAGTGACAGTTGACAGGCCTGATGTTGCTGGTAGAGTGAAGATCCTGCAG GTGCACTCCAGGGGAAAAGCGCTTGCGAAGGATGTGGACTTTGAGAAGATTTCCAGAAGGACCCCAGGTTTCACGGGAGCTGATCTGCAAAACTTGATGAATGAGGCAGCCATTCTGGCAGCCAGGCGTGACCTCAAGGAAATTAGCAAAGATGAGATTTCCGATGCTCTGGAGAGAATAATTGCAGGACCGGAGAAGAAAAATGCTGTGGTCTCAGATGAGAAGAAGAGATTAGTTGCTTATCATG AGGCTGGGCATGCATTGGTTGGTGCACTTATGCCTGAATATGATCCGGTTGCCAAGATATCAATAATTCCTCGTGGCCAAGCTGGAGGTCTTACCTTCTTTGCGCCCAGTGAAGAGAGGCTGGAGTCCGGGCTTTACAGTAGGAGCTACCTGGAGAACCAGATGGCCGTTGCACTTGGCGGAAG GGTTGCGGAAGAGGTTATTTTTGGTGAAGAGAACGTAACAACAGGAGCATCGAACGACTTCATGCAAGTTTCAAGGGTCGCCAGGCAGATGGTGGAGAGATTCGGCTTCAGCAAAAAGATTGGACAGGTTGCCATAGGAGGACCCGGTGGAAATCCCTTCCTCGGCCAACAG ATGTCCTCCCAAAAGGATTATTCAATGGCAACTGCAGATGTGGTTGACTCCGAGGTGAGGGAACTGGTAGAGGTGGCGTACTCCAGGGCCAAGCAGCTCATCACAACCCACATCGACATCCTCCACAAGCTTGCTCAGCTCCTCATTGAGAAAGAAACTGTTGACGGAGAGGAGTTCATGAGCCTCTTCATTGATGGCAAGGCTGAGCTATACGTTGCCTAA
- the LOC127808008 gene encoding uncharacterized protein LOC127808008, translating to MAGSRVQTNKPHKSRFTSKSSRNIHKTSAKDKGRIAKSANNVGKGGRAARIQRNKMIREHKRAALLKEKRASSGSASPPRVIVLFGLSASVNLNSLAEDLFTLLSSEPVLSTVASSEYKLRTTVLKAPHGDLLSCMEMAKVADLIAFVASASSSCDECSSSYYIDSFGSQCLSVFRALGLPSTAVLIRDLPNDLKKKHVAKKICISSLVSEFPEDCKFYPADTKDELHKFMWLFKEQKLTVPHWRNQRPYLMAQKVDLVADACSPDKCTLLLTGYVRARCLSVNQLVHVSGAGDFQLCKIEILKDPCTLKARQESDVMDADEEHDVQVVSSIIPDPMKHEPLIVENFQDPLAGEQTWPTEAEMEEADRNHREKRLRKRALPWGTSEYQAAWIIDDSDLDDSENNDDDSEINDDAVDGMVLDETNGVFANREHNRKLELDDDQTSLQLDLKDSDEETEVDSVMMGGESLTKEQIEDEIRKIKAAHAEDEEFPDEVDTPLDVPARQRFAKYRGLKSFRTSSWDPKESLPQEYARIFAFDNFTRTKKHVLAKALDMDQGGTDECAPVSSYARLHIKEFPTDTASKLCTRAKTMPIIACGLLQHESKISVLHFSIKKHDTYTAPIKAKEELLFHVGFRQFVCRPIFSSDNINSDKHKMERFLHEGVFSIASIYAPICFPPLPVIALKGEAASTSPSVAAIGSLRSIDADRIILKRIILTGYPQRVSKLKSTVRYMFHDPKDVRWFKPVEVWTKCGRRGRIKEPVGTHGAMKCVFNGGLQQHDTVCMSLYKRVYPRWPQHWFPLNA from the exons ATGGCGGGTTCTCGTGTTCAGACCAACAAGCCCCATAAATCTCGCTTTACTTCAAAATCATCTCGCAACATTCACAAAACTTCTGCTAAAG ACAAGGGCAGGATTGCTAAGTCTGCGAACAATGTTGGCAAGGGAGGTCGCGCTGCTCGGATTCAGCGCAACAAAATG ATAAGGGAGCATAAACGCGCTGctcttttgaaagaaaagaggGCGTCCAGTGGATCGGCAAGCCCTCCACGCGTCATT GTTCTTTTTGGCCTTTCTGCTTCTGTAAACCTAAATTCACTTGCAGAAGATCTTTTCACATTATTATCTTCTGAACCCGTCCTTTCAACAGTAGCTTCTTCCGAGTATAAGCTGAGAACTACA GTGTTGAAAGCACCTCATGGAGATCTACTTTCATGTATGGAAATGGCTAAG GTTGCTGATTTGATTGCTTTTGTAGCATCTGCGAGCTCTTCATGTGATGAATGTAGTTCTAGCTACTATATTGATTCATTTGGGTCGCAATGCTTGTCAGTGTTTAGAGCTCTTGGTTTGCCAAGCACTGCCGTATTGATTCGT GATCTGCCAaatgatttgaagaaaaaacatGTGGCTAAGAAGATATGTATTTCTAGCCTTGTTTCCGAATTTCCTGAGGATTGTAAGTTTTATCCTGCAGATACAAAAGACGAGTTGCACAAG TTCATGTGGCTTTTCAAGGAGCAAAAACTAACAGTTCCTCATTGGCGGAACCAACGTCCTTACCTCATGGCTCAAAAG GTTGATTTGGTTGCTGATGCTTGCAGCCCTGACAAATGTACACTTCTCCTCACTGGTTATGTTCGTGCTCGTTGTCTATCTGTAAATCAGCTG GTTCATGTATCTGGTGCAGGGGATTTTCAGTTGTGCAAAATTGAAATTCTCAAGGATCCATGTACCTTGAAGGCAAGGCAAGAAAGTGATGTTATGGATGCAGATGAAGAGCATGATGTCCAG GTTGTCAGTTCAATCATCCCTGATCCTATGAAACATGAGCCTTTAATTGTTGAGAATTTTCAAGACCCTCTTGCAGGCGAGCAG ACTTGGCCAACAGAAGCAGAAATGGAGGAAGCTGATAGAAATCATAGAGAGAAGAGGTTGAGGAAAAGGGCCCTACCTTGGGGAACTTCTGAATACCAG GCTGCTTGGATCATTGATGATTCAGATTTGGATGACTCCGAGAACAATGATGATGACTCTGAGATCAATGATGATGCAGTTGATGGCATGGTGTTGGACGAAACTAATGGTGTTTTTGCTAATCGAGAGCATAACAGAAAATTGGAGCTTGATGATGACCAGACTTCACTTCAACTAGATTTGAAGGACTCAGATGAAGAAACTGAAGTTGATTCAGTGATGATG GGTGGAGAGAGCCTGACAAAAGAGCAGATAGAGGATGAGATTCGCAAAATTAAAGCAGCACATGCTGAAGATGAGG AATTTCCTGATGAAGTGGATACCCCATTAGATGTTCCTGCTCGACAACGTTTTGCCAAGTATAGAGGCCTCAAGTCTTTCAGGACCTCTTCATGGGACCCTAAA GAATCTTTACCCCAAGAATATGCACGAATTTTTGcatttgataatttcacaagaACAAAGAAACACGTCCTTGCAAAAGCTCTAGACATGGATCAAGGAGGCACAGATGAATGTGCACCTGTAAGTTCATATGCAAGACTTCATATTAAGGAATTTCCAACCGATACTGCCTCCAAATTGTGCACACGTGCAAAGACAATGCCTATTATAGCATGTGGCCTCTTGCAACACGAGTCTAAGATTTCTGTCCTCCACTTCAG TATAAAGAAGCACGACACCTACACTGCTCCTATCAAAGCTAAAGAAGAACTATTATTTCATGTTGGTTTCCGCCAATTTGTTTGTAG GCCAATCTTTTCTTCTGACAATATAAATTCCGACAAGCACAAGATGGAGAGGTTCCTTCATGAAGGGGTGTTTTCCATAGCATCAATATATGCTCCAATTTGTTTTCCTCCTCTTCCTGTGATTGCTCTAAAGGGTGAAGCAGCTTCTACCTCACCATCAGTTGCCGCTATTGGTTCATTGAGGAGTATCGATGCAgatagaattattttgaagagaattattttaactGG TTATCCTCAGCGAGTATCAAAACTAAAATCCACTGTGAGATACATGTTCCATGATCCAAAGGATGTGAGATGGTTCAAG CCTGTTGAAGTATGGACAAAGTGTGGTCGCCGAGGTCGCATTAAGGAACCTGTTGGTACTCATG GGGCAATGAAGTGTGTTTTCAATGGAGGCCTCCAGCAGCACGATACGGTATGCATGAGTTTGTACAAACGGGTGTATCCTAGATGGCCGCAACACTGGTTCCCGCTGAATGCTTGA
- the LOC127808009 gene encoding pentatricopeptide repeat-containing protein At5g42310, chloroplastic, with translation MNMLLLQPPPPPLSTRLPPARFSFPILSHHRLLQRPPFSASLTNAVASNSPVCKHLDGDDDVASLRNRRYDFAPLLQFLSTVASDFDSTSPDSLEPSELRLAEAYRAVPSPLWHSLLKSLCSSSSTIPNAYALVTWLQKHNLCFSYELLYSILIHALGRSEKLYEAFLLSQRQALTPLTYNALIGACARNDDLEKALNLMSRMRRDGYQPDFVNYSLVIQSLTRSNEIDSVLLVKLYEEIEADKIELDGQLLNDIIVGFAKAGDANRAMFFLAMIQGNGLSPRTATIVAVISALGNSGRTVEAEAIFEELRDGGLKPRTRAYNALLKGYVKSGSLRDAESIVSEMERSGVSPDEQTYSLLIDAYVNAGRWESARIVLKEMEASNVQPNSYVFSRILAGYRDRGEWQRSFQVLKEMRNSGVRPDRHFYNVMIDAFGKYNCLDHAMATFERMRSEGIQPDSVTWNTLIDCHTKLGHHKKAEELFEEMQESGCLPCTTTYNIMINSFGKQERWGEVKSLMGKMQGQGLLPNVVTYTTLVDIYGQSGRFNEAVDCLEDMKSAGLKPSSTMYNALINAYAQRGLSEQAVHTFRVMRSDGLKPSNLALNSLINAFGEDRRDAEAFAVLQYMKENELKPDVVTYTTLMKALIRVEKFDKVPSVYEEMILSGCTPDRKARAMLRSALRYMKQALRS, from the exons ATGAACATGCTTCTTTTgcagccgccgccgccgccgttaTCCACTCGCTTGCCGCCCGCTCGCTTCAGTTTTCCGATTCTCAGCCACCATCGCCTCCTCCAGCGGCCCCCATTTTCGGCCTCCCTAACCAACGCCGTCGCATCCAATTCGCCGGTCTGCAAACACCTCGACGGCGACGACGACGTCGCTTCTCTTCGAAACCGTCGATACGACTTTGCGCCGCTCCTCCAATTCTTGAGCACGGTGGCCTCGGATTTCGACTCAACTTCGCCGGACTCACTGGAGCCCTCCGAGCTCCGGCTCGCCGAGGCCTACCGGGCGGTGCCGAGCCCGCTCTGGCACTCGCTTCTTAAATCCCTCTGCTCATCGTCGTCCACGATTCCGAATGCTTACGCGCTCGTCACTTGGCTGCAAAAGCACAACCTCTGTTTCTCGTACGAATTGCTCTACTCGATTCTCATTCACGCGCTTGGACGCTCCGAGAAGCTTTACGAAGCGTTCTTGCTATCTCAGCGGCAGGCCTTAACTCCACTGACTTATAACGCCCTAATTGGGGCTTGCGCCCGCAACGACGATCTCGAGAAGGCGCTCAATTTGATGTCTCGGATGCGTCGCGATGGATACCAACCCGATTTCGTTAACTACAGCTTGGTTATTCAGTCGCTTACTCGAAGTAACGAGATTGATTCGGTATTGCTGGTGAAGCTGTACGAGGAAATTGAGGCAGATAAGATTGAGCTCGATGGGCAGTTGCTAAATGACATAATTGTAGGGTTTGCGAAGGCTGGTGATGCGAATCGAGCCATGTTCTTCTTGGCTATGATTCAAGGGAATGGGTTGAGCCCAAGAACTGCAACTATTGTTGCAGTAATATCGGCATTGGGGAATTCTGGGAGGACAGTGGAGGCAGAGGCTATTTTTGAGGAGTTGAGGGATGGTGGATTGAAGCCTAGAACACGAGCTTACAATGCCCTGCTTAAAGGATATGTGAAGAGTGGATCTTTGAGAGATGCTGAGTCAATTGTATCTGAAATGGAAAGAAGTGGGGTGTCTCCTGATGAGCAAACTTACAGTCTTCTTATCGATGCTTATGTGAATGCAGGCCGGTGGGAGAGCGCGAGAATTGTGCTGAAGGAAATGGAAGCTAGCAATGTGCAGCCCAATTCGTATGTTTTTAGCAGGATTTTGGCAGGTTATCGTGACAGAGGTGAGTGGCAAAGATCATTTCAAGTTCTAAAAGAAATGAGGAATAGCGGGGTGCGCCCTGACAGGCATTTTTACAATGTCATGATTGATGCTTTTGGGAAGTATAATTGTCTTGATCATGCCATGGCCACATTTGAGAGGATGAGATCAGAGGGGATTCAGCCCGATAGTGTCACTTGGAACACTCTTATAGATTGTCATACTAAGTTAGGGCATCATAAGAAAGCAGAGGAACTGTTTGAGGAAATGCAGGAAAGTGGATGCTTACCTTGCACCACCACTTATAATATAATGATCAATTCTTTTGGGAAGCAGGAGAGATGGGGGGAAGTCAAGAGCTTGATGGGGAAAATGCAGGGTCAGGGGTTGCTGCCCAATGTTGTTACTTACACCACACTTGTCGATATTTATGGTCAATCGGGCAGATTTAATGAAGCTGTTGATTGCTTGGAGGACATGAAGTCTGCAGGGTTAAAACCATCCTCAACCATGTACAATGCCTTGATTAATGCTTACGCACAGAGG GGCTTGTCCGAGCAAGCAGTACATACATTTAGGGTCATGAGATCTGATGGTCTGAAGCCAAGTAATTTGGCTCTCAATTCCTTGATCAATGCATTTGGTGAGGACAGGAGGGATGCTGAAGCCTTTGCTGTATTGCAGTATATGAAAGAAAAC GAATTGAAACCAGATGTAGTTACCTATACTACCCTTATGAAAGCTCTAATCCGTGTGGAAAAGTTTGATAAG